A region from the Salifodinibacter halophilus genome encodes:
- the dinB gene encoding DNA polymerase IV, with product MDAFYASVEQRDDPTLQGRPMVVANRSPRAVVTAASYEAREYGIRSAMPAMRAANLCPHAVFAPPDFARYRAVSRQIQAIFARFTPVIQPLSLDEAYLDVSAVLASGDTATAAARRIRQAIADETNLTASAGIAPNKFVAKIASDWRKPNGQHVVPPARVQSFLAPLPVGKIPGVGPAMRAKLADMNIATITDLRTFDETTLATRFGRWGSRLYELARGHDERPVESQRPTAQISSEDTLAQDTRLEDLAPLIRELSDKVWARYYRKNPGVARTVTLKLKTADFEILTRAYTPSTPPESAASLAAIGCNLRQRVDKPAHTKYRLVGIGLSGFIDANTFPRQTTLFDDNV from the coding sequence ATGGACGCGTTCTATGCTTCGGTCGAGCAACGCGACGATCCGACCCTGCAAGGACGGCCCATGGTCGTTGCCAATCGCAGCCCGCGCGCCGTCGTCACGGCAGCGAGTTACGAGGCCCGCGAATACGGCATCCGCTCAGCCATGCCGGCGATGCGGGCAGCCAACCTATGCCCACATGCGGTATTCGCACCGCCGGATTTCGCGCGCTACCGCGCGGTCTCGCGCCAGATACAGGCGATCTTCGCGCGCTTCACCCCGGTCATCCAACCACTATCGCTCGACGAGGCCTATCTCGATGTCAGTGCAGTGCTCGCGTCCGGAGACACCGCCACTGCAGCCGCCCGACGCATCCGGCAAGCGATCGCGGACGAAACCAACTTAACGGCCTCAGCCGGCATCGCGCCGAACAAGTTCGTCGCCAAAATAGCCTCTGACTGGCGCAAACCCAATGGCCAGCACGTTGTGCCGCCAGCGCGTGTCCAATCGTTTTTAGCGCCTTTGCCAGTCGGCAAAATACCGGGGGTCGGCCCCGCCATGCGGGCAAAACTGGCCGATATGAACATTGCCACGATCACCGATCTGCGAACGTTCGATGAAACCACCCTCGCGACCCGGTTCGGGCGCTGGGGGTCGCGGCTCTATGAACTCGCGCGTGGTCACGACGAGCGTCCAGTCGAGTCACAGCGCCCGACCGCGCAGATCTCGTCGGAAGACACACTGGCCCAAGACACACGACTCGAGGATTTGGCGCCCCTGATCCGAGAGCTATCCGACAAAGTCTGGGCGCGCTACTATCGCAAGAATCCTGGCGTGGCACGAACCGTAACGCTCAAGCTAAAAACCGCGGATTTCGAGATCCTGACCCGCGCGTACACGCCCAGCACACCCCCTGAATCTGCTGCCTCGCTGGCCGCCATCGGCTGCAATCTACGACAACGCGTCGACAAACCCGCCCACACCAAATACCGCCTCGTCGGTATTGGTCTGTCCGGATTCATCGATGCCAATACATTCCCGCGACAAACAACCCTTTTTGACGACAACGTCTAA
- a CDS encoding peptide ABC transporter substrate-binding protein, producing the protein MFHKRTLLAGAIALAAALMTTPVWAKTLDMGVTGELASFDTSQVSGGIWESQILMDVYEGLVKKAPDGEVLPGMAASWDVSDDGKTYTFHIREDAAWSDGKPVTAEDFVFGWQHMLDPKSASKYAYLLYPVVNAEAVNTGEKPLDALGVTSLDNGRTFQVELTTPTPYFIQLLTHYTAYPVPKHTIEKYGKDWVKLDNIVTNGAFTPKEWISQSRISVRRNPEYYDADEVALDGVNYYTVEDRNAGVSRFRSGELDIMREYPSSMYGMLQEELPDATHMAPYLGSYYYVFNHREGHPTADPKVREALSLVARRKVLAEKIMADTFLPSRSFVPKGIHHYDAQKMPLEGSMDERMKRAKQLLAEAGYGPDKPLQLRLRYNTNDEHKKIAVALAAMWRPLGVEIEMINSEATVHYQSIAEGDFDIARAGWIADYNDAENFLSLLRTEVGNNYGAYSNPEFDELTDQAAQTADADEREALLEQAEQVALNDHAILPLLNYVSRNLVNPAIRGWEDNLTDDHPSRWISFEQ; encoded by the coding sequence ATGTTTCACAAACGTACTCTCCTGGCGGGCGCCATCGCGCTTGCCGCCGCCCTTATGACAACGCCCGTCTGGGCGAAGACGCTCGACATGGGCGTCACCGGCGAACTCGCCTCCTTCGATACCTCCCAGGTATCCGGCGGGATCTGGGAATCCCAAATCCTGATGGATGTCTACGAGGGCCTGGTCAAGAAGGCCCCGGACGGCGAGGTTCTGCCCGGCATGGCAGCTTCCTGGGATGTGTCCGACGACGGCAAGACCTATACCTTCCACATCCGCGAGGACGCCGCCTGGTCCGATGGCAAACCCGTCACCGCCGAGGATTTCGTGTTCGGTTGGCAACATATGCTCGACCCAAAGAGCGCCTCCAAATACGCCTACCTCCTCTATCCGGTCGTCAACGCCGAAGCGGTCAATACCGGTGAAAAACCCTTGGATGCCTTGGGCGTGACCTCCCTCGACAACGGCCGCACCTTCCAGGTCGAACTCACAACGCCCACGCCCTATTTCATCCAGCTGCTAACCCACTACACCGCCTATCCCGTCCCCAAACACACCATCGAGAAATACGGAAAAGATTGGGTCAAGCTCGACAACATCGTGACTAACGGCGCCTTCACCCCCAAGGAGTGGATTTCGCAGTCGCGCATCAGCGTGCGCCGCAATCCCGAATACTACGATGCCGACGAGGTCGCGCTGGACGGAGTCAACTACTACACGGTCGAGGACCGCAACGCCGGCGTCTCGCGCTTCCGCTCCGGCGAGCTGGACATCATGCGCGAGTATCCTTCCAGCATGTACGGCATGCTGCAGGAGGAACTGCCCGACGCCACCCACATGGCGCCCTACCTGGGCAGCTACTACTACGTCTTCAACCACCGCGAGGGCCACCCGACCGCCGACCCGAAGGTGCGCGAGGCACTAAGCCTCGTCGCGCGCCGCAAAGTGCTCGCCGAGAAGATCATGGCCGACACCTTCCTGCCGTCGCGCTCCTTCGTGCCCAAAGGCATCCACCATTACGACGCCCAGAAGATGCCGCTGGAAGGCAGCATGGACGAGCGCATGAAACGCGCCAAGCAACTGCTCGCCGAGGCCGGTTATGGGCCCGACAAGCCGCTGCAACTGCGCCTGCGCTACAACACCAACGACGAGCACAAGAAAATCGCCGTCGCCCTGGCCGCCATGTGGCGTCCGCTGGGCGTCGAGATCGAGATGATCAACTCGGAAGCCACGGTGCACTACCAATCCATCGCCGAGGGTGACTTCGACATCGCCCGGGCCGGGTGGATCGCCGATTACAACGACGCCGAGAACTTCCTCAGCCTGCTGCGCACCGAGGTCGGCAACAACTACGGCGCCTATTCCAATCCCGAGTTCGACGAGCTGACAGACCAGGCTGCCCAAACCGCCGACGCCGACGAGCGCGAGGCCTTGCTCGAGCAGGCCGAACAGGTCGCCCTGAACGACCACGCGATCCTGCCGCTGCTCAATTACGTGTCGCGCAACCTGGTCAACCCGGCCATCCGCGGCTGGGAAGACAATCTCACAGATGACCATCCCTCGCGCTGGATCTCGTTCGAGCAGTGA
- a CDS encoding peptide ABC transporter substrate-binding protein, whose amino-acid sequence MFTHLFTRTALLVGLLVGAAHGAPAAVLQVGNGSEPGSLDPQKTNGVWESRITLALFERLVTYAADGSLTPGLAESWTISDDGTTYTFDLRQAEWSDGTPITADDAVFALRRLLKPAIANHNANLYYPIENARAVNTGEAKPSELGVSAPDDHTLVIQLDNPTAYFLQALAMTEAAPLPQHLIEKAGDEWAKPGTMVSSGAFTLQEWRPQAHVKIKQNPHFYNADAVSLDGVTFYPTGDASAALNRFRAGDLDISYTKVPTARSDWVKNNLGDSLRVGAKVGEYFYMFNLRDGQPLADERVREALNLAVRRKVITKQILGMGQHASHWYVPRGTENGTQGSLDFAEQPMKQRLTRAKRLMREAGYGPDNPLHVTLRYNTLESHKKIAVAVAAMWKPLGVEVELLNAEATVHFAAINEGDFEIARYGMIATINDPYDFLNAYAEDGSAQRSTGYHNDDYDALLKRSTQELDTERRTELMTQAEQMLLDDYALLPLYDYVSAHLVTPEVKGWQTTVLDVHPLRYIHLED is encoded by the coding sequence ATGTTTACCCACCTTTTCACGCGTACGGCACTGCTGGTCGGTCTGCTGGTCGGCGCAGCGCATGGCGCCCCCGCCGCCGTTCTGCAGGTCGGCAATGGCAGCGAACCCGGCTCGCTCGATCCCCAAAAGACCAATGGCGTCTGGGAGTCCCGCATCACCCTCGCGTTGTTCGAGCGCCTGGTCACCTATGCCGCTGATGGCAGCTTGACCCCCGGCCTAGCCGAGTCCTGGACCATTAGCGACGACGGCACCACCTATACCTTCGACTTGCGCCAGGCCGAGTGGTCCGACGGCACACCGATCACCGCCGACGACGCCGTCTTCGCCCTGCGACGCCTGCTGAAACCGGCCATCGCCAACCACAACGCCAATCTCTACTACCCGATCGAAAACGCCCGGGCGGTCAATACTGGCGAGGCCAAGCCGAGTGAGCTGGGCGTCTCGGCACCGGACGACCACACCCTGGTCATCCAGCTCGACAACCCCACTGCCTACTTCCTGCAGGCGCTGGCCATGACCGAGGCCGCCCCGCTGCCCCAACATCTCATCGAAAAAGCCGGGGATGAATGGGCTAAGCCCGGCACCATGGTATCGAGCGGCGCCTTCACCCTGCAGGAATGGCGCCCCCAGGCACACGTCAAAATCAAGCAGAACCCACACTTCTACAATGCCGACGCGGTCTCTCTGGACGGTGTGACCTTTTACCCCACCGGCGACGCCAGCGCTGCCCTCAACCGCTTTCGCGCCGGTGACCTGGATATCTCATACACCAAAGTGCCCACCGCGCGTTCCGACTGGGTGAAAAACAACCTCGGCGACTCCCTCCGCGTGGGAGCGAAGGTCGGCGAATACTTCTACATGTTCAACCTCCGCGACGGCCAACCACTGGCCGACGAACGCGTGCGCGAGGCGCTCAACCTTGCCGTACGCCGCAAGGTGATCACCAAACAGATCCTCGGCATGGGGCAACATGCCTCGCACTGGTACGTGCCACGCGGCACCGAGAACGGCACACAAGGTTCGCTGGATTTCGCCGAACAGCCGATGAAGCAACGGCTGACGCGGGCCAAACGCCTCATGCGCGAGGCCGGCTACGGCCCCGACAACCCGCTGCACGTGACGTTGCGCTACAACACCCTCGAGTCCCACAAGAAAATCGCCGTGGCCGTAGCCGCCATGTGGAAGCCGCTGGGCGTCGAAGTGGAACTGCTCAACGCCGAGGCGACCGTGCACTTCGCGGCAATCAACGAAGGCGACTTCGAGATCGCCCGCTACGGCATGATCGCCACCATCAACGACCCTTACGACTTTCTCAACGCCTATGCCGAGGACGGCTCCGCACAACGCAGCACCGGCTATCACAACGACGACTACGACGCCTTACTCAAGCGCAGCACCCAGGAGCTGGACACCGAACGCCGCACCGAGCTGATGACCCAGGCCGAGCAGATGCTGCTCGACGACTACGCGCTGCTGCCGCTCTACGACTATGTCAGCGCCCACCTGGTCACGCCCGAGGTCAAAGGTTGGCAGACCACCGTTCTCGACGTTCACCCACTGCGCTACATCCATCTCGAAGACTAG
- the oppB gene encoding oligopeptide ABC transporter permease OppB yields MLSYTLKRLLQAIPTMLFVITISFFLMRIAPGGPFDGERALPPEIEANLMAAYHLDEPLPMQYVRYMGNLLQGDFGPSFKYKDFSVTQLIMQGFPVSLEIGGLAILLALLLGLPLGVIAALKRNSIIDYLVMGTALAGVAIPNFVIAPILALVFGVLLAWLPAGGWNGGALPNLVLPVIALSIQQLAYIARMMRASMIEVLSSHYIRTARAKGLAESQVIWRHALRPALLPVTSYLGPAVAGIVTGSVVIEQIFGIPGIGRYFVQGALNRDYTLVMGTVVFYGALIVLMNLLVDLLYSALDPQIRHDD; encoded by the coding sequence ATGTTGAGCTATACGTTGAAACGGCTGCTGCAAGCCATTCCAACGATGCTGTTCGTGATCACCATCTCGTTCTTTCTAATGCGCATCGCCCCCGGCGGCCCCTTCGACGGCGAGCGGGCCCTGCCGCCGGAGATCGAGGCCAACCTGATGGCTGCCTATCATCTGGACGAGCCCCTGCCGATGCAGTACGTACGCTACATGGGCAACCTGCTGCAAGGCGACTTCGGCCCCTCCTTCAAGTACAAGGACTTCTCGGTCACCCAGCTGATCATGCAGGGCTTCCCGGTCAGCCTGGAAATCGGCGGGTTGGCAATTCTGCTGGCCCTGTTGCTCGGCCTGCCGCTGGGCGTAATCGCCGCGCTGAAGCGCAATTCGATCATCGATTATCTGGTGATGGGCACAGCGCTGGCCGGCGTCGCGATTCCCAACTTCGTCATCGCGCCGATCCTGGCGCTGGTATTTGGGGTGCTGCTGGCATGGCTGCCGGCTGGCGGCTGGAACGGCGGTGCCCTGCCCAACCTGGTGCTGCCGGTCATCGCCCTGTCGATCCAGCAGCTCGCCTACATCGCGCGGATGATGCGCGCCAGCATGATCGAGGTATTGAGCAGCCATTACATCCGCACCGCCCGGGCCAAGGGGCTGGCTGAGTCCCAGGTCATCTGGCGTCATGCGCTGCGCCCGGCGTTGCTGCCAGTGACGTCCTACCTCGGTCCGGCCGTCGCCGGGATCGTCACCGGCTCGGTGGTGATCGAACAGATCTTCGGCATTCCCGGCATCGGTCGCTACTTTGTGCAGGGCGCGCTTAACCGCGATTACACCCTGGTGATGGGCACGGTGGTGTTCTACGGCGCGCTGATCGTGCTGATGAATCTTCTCGTCGATCTGCTCTATTCCGCGCTGGATCCGCAGATCCGCCATGACGACTGA
- a CDS encoding ABC transporter permease subunit, producing the protein MTTDSRTHDGDHHAMADDLGSDATPSAGESLTRDAWRRLKQNRAAMVSLVMLCVIAVLCVFGPYVLPWGLAEVDWNAFTAPPSLENGHFLGTDANGRDLLTRTLYGGRVSLSVALVASLVSLVIGVLYGAISGYIGGRVDNAMMSFVDIMYSLPFMFLVILLMVVFGHNILLIYAAIGAVEWLDMARIVRGQTLALKQREFVEAAHALGVGNSKIVTRHLIPNAIGPVIVYVTLTVPKVILLESFLSFLGLGVQEPLTSWGVLISEGTNTMQSASWMLLVPSIFLAVTLFCLNFLGDGLRDALDPKTR; encoded by the coding sequence ATGACCACTGATTCCCGTACCCACGACGGCGACCACCATGCCATGGCCGATGACCTTGGTTCGGATGCCACACCGTCTGCCGGCGAAAGCCTGACACGTGACGCCTGGCGGCGCCTCAAGCAAAACCGCGCGGCGATGGTCAGCCTGGTGATGCTGTGCGTCATCGCCGTGCTCTGCGTCTTCGGCCCCTATGTCTTGCCCTGGGGACTCGCCGAGGTCGACTGGAATGCCTTCACCGCGCCGCCGAGCCTCGAGAATGGACACTTCCTCGGTACCGACGCCAATGGCCGTGACCTGCTCACCCGCACGCTGTACGGCGGCCGAGTTTCGTTGTCGGTGGCGCTGGTGGCGAGCCTCGTCAGCCTGGTGATCGGCGTGCTCTACGGTGCTATCTCCGGCTATATCGGCGGCCGGGTGGACAACGCCATGATGAGCTTCGTCGACATCATGTATTCGCTGCCCTTCATGTTCCTGGTGATCCTGCTGATGGTGGTGTTCGGCCACAACATCTTGCTGATCTACGCCGCCATCGGCGCTGTGGAATGGCTGGACATGGCGCGCATCGTGCGCGGCCAAACCCTGGCGCTCAAGCAACGCGAATTCGTCGAGGCGGCCCATGCCCTGGGCGTGGGAAACTCCAAGATCGTCACCCGCCACCTGATTCCGAATGCCATCGGCCCGGTGATCGTCTACGTCACCTTGACCGTGCCCAAGGTCATCCTGCTCGAGAGCTTTCTGTCGTTCCTCGGCCTCGGCGTGCAGGAGCCGCTGACCAGCTGGGGTGTGCTGATCTCCGAAGGCACCAACACGATGCAGAGCGCTTCCTGGATGCTGCTGGTGCCGTCGATATTCCTAGCGGTAACGCTGTTCTGCCTCAACTTCCTGGGCGACGGATTGCGTGACGCCCTGGACCCCAAAACTCGCTAG
- a CDS encoding ABC transporter ATP-binding protein, translating to MSDILLDVDNLSVDFQLPDGTVSAVKDVSFDIHAGETVALVGESGSGKSVSATAAMRLLPDLAQTRGAIRFRGEDLLAATLRRMRRIRGNAISMIFQEPMTSLNPLHRVGTQIIEVLTRHNKAKGRAARTRAIELLEQVGIPEPERRINSYPHELSGGQSQRVMIAMALACEPELLIADEPTTALDVTIQMQILQLLKSLQARYGMAILFITHDLGIVRHFADRVCTMRHGEMVERGDTAEVFTNPRHDYTRMLVNAEPHGGKSPVEASAPVLLEARNLHVHFALKKRLLRPNSYFEAVSDINLSIQHGQTVGVVGESGSGKSTLGRALLRLLKSSGDIRFDGHDLATLDRAGMQPLRSRLQVVFQDPFGSLSPRLTVGEVISEGLRVHHPELDRRQRERQVIEALEEVALDPAMRKRYPHEFSGGQRQRIAIARALVLKPEFLLLDEPTSALDRSVQVTVIELLRDIQAKHGLTYLFISHDLSVVRALADTVMVMKSGQVVEQGATEAIFANPSEAYTRELMRAAFVDDAA from the coding sequence ATGAGCGACATCCTGCTCGACGTCGACAATCTGAGTGTCGATTTCCAGCTTCCCGATGGCACCGTCTCGGCGGTCAAGGACGTGAGCTTCGACATCCATGCTGGCGAGACGGTGGCGTTGGTCGGCGAATCCGGCTCCGGCAAATCGGTCTCTGCCACCGCCGCCATGCGTCTGTTGCCCGATCTGGCCCAGACTCGCGGGGCGATTCGCTTCCGCGGTGAAGATCTGCTCGCTGCCACCCTGCGCCGCATGCGACGCATCCGCGGCAATGCCATTTCGATGATCTTCCAGGAGCCGATGACCTCGCTTAACCCGTTGCACCGGGTCGGCACCCAGATCATCGAGGTCCTGACCCGGCACAACAAGGCCAAGGGCCGAGCGGCCCGCACCCGGGCCATCGAGCTTCTGGAACAGGTCGGCATTCCCGAGCCCGAGCGGCGCATCAACAGCTACCCCCACGAACTCTCCGGTGGCCAGAGCCAGCGCGTGATGATCGCCATGGCGCTGGCGTGCGAACCGGAACTGCTGATCGCTGACGAGCCCACCACAGCCCTGGATGTCACGATCCAGATGCAGATCCTACAACTGCTCAAGTCTCTGCAGGCGCGCTATGGCATGGCGATCCTGTTCATCACCCATGACCTGGGCATCGTGCGCCACTTCGCCGACCGGGTCTGCACGATGCGGCACGGCGAAATGGTCGAGCGCGGCGACACCGCCGAGGTCTTTACCAACCCCCGCCACGATTACACACGCATGCTGGTCAACGCCGAACCGCACGGCGGCAAGTCGCCGGTCGAAGCCAGCGCGCCGGTCTTGCTGGAGGCGCGGAACCTGCACGTCCACTTCGCCCTCAAGAAGCGACTGTTGCGCCCCAATTCCTACTTCGAGGCGGTCAGCGACATCAACCTGAGCATCCAGCACGGCCAGACCGTCGGCGTGGTCGGCGAGTCTGGCTCTGGCAAGTCGACGCTCGGCCGTGCCTTGCTGCGCCTGCTCAAGAGCAGCGGCGATATCCGCTTCGATGGCCACGACCTCGCCACTCTAGATCGCGCCGGCATGCAACCGTTACGTTCGCGCCTGCAGGTCGTCTTCCAAGACCCCTTCGGCTCGCTTTCGCCACGCCTGACCGTCGGCGAGGTTATCAGTGAAGGGCTGCGCGTCCATCACCCGGAACTCGACCGGCGCCAGCGCGAACGCCAGGTCATCGAGGCCCTGGAGGAAGTGGCGCTGGATCCGGCCATGCGCAAGCGCTATCCCCACGAATTTTCCGGCGGCCAGCGCCAACGCATCGCCATCGCCCGTGCCCTGGTGCTCAAGCCGGAGTTCCTGCTGCTCGACGAACCGACCTCGGCGCTCGACCGCTCCGTGCAGGTCACGGTGATCGAGCTGCTGCGCGATATCCAGGCGAAGCACGGCCTGACCTACTTGTTCATCAGCCACGACCTCTCGGTGGTACGCGCCTTGGCCGACACCGTGATGGTGATGAAATCGGGTCAGGTCGTCGAACAAGGGGCGACCGAGGCGATCTTCGCCAACCCAAGCGAAGCCTATACCCGCGAACTGATGCGGGCGGCCTTCGTCGACGACGCCGCCTGA
- a CDS encoding porin, which translates to MFHNHKLTGLAIAIGAALTAPSALAFTAYKTEHNQIDISGRLSFYSEFVDHVDDDDPSTYGRIRLTPEHEFENGWSLVGRAGVGFYPLYKDGYDGHTQRQLYVGVQHDDYGKLLIGKQDALWNDMVATWTDWFWYNGASAQGSWNGAYGDGGFEGNGRPHRAVTYQNTWGDWSLGLLYQTSRDNVPTGSGYTGNLTRLERDYTAQGALVWQPTEDLSLGATYTHSAIDGKTATGNKQSQDVNAGLLAARWTPGNWYFAFTGGRYDNLVRDNEFSGVNTADGIIDEARGYEGVALYGIEHQVPGRVELYTGFNRLEDRASEARKAFYLVGAAWRIFNQNLTIALERKFDDSVDAGGSSDINNNETDFLVRYDF; encoded by the coding sequence ATGTTCCATAACCACAAACTAACCGGGCTGGCCATCGCTATCGGCGCCGCCCTCACGGCCCCATCAGCCCTGGCCTTCACGGCCTACAAAACCGAGCACAACCAAATCGACATCAGCGGACGTCTATCCTTCTACAGCGAGTTCGTTGACCACGTGGATGATGACGATCCTTCTACCTACGGGCGCATTCGCCTGACCCCCGAGCATGAGTTCGAGAACGGCTGGTCACTCGTAGGACGTGCCGGAGTAGGCTTCTATCCCCTCTACAAAGACGGTTACGATGGCCATACCCAGCGCCAGCTCTACGTTGGCGTTCAGCACGACGACTACGGGAAACTGCTGATCGGCAAGCAGGATGCGTTGTGGAACGATATGGTCGCCACTTGGACGGACTGGTTCTGGTACAACGGCGCCTCCGCTCAGGGCAGCTGGAATGGCGCCTATGGCGACGGCGGCTTCGAAGGCAATGGCCGCCCCCACCGTGCGGTTACCTACCAGAACACCTGGGGCGACTGGAGCCTCGGGCTGCTCTACCAGACCTCCCGCGACAACGTGCCGACCGGGAGCGGGTATACCGGCAACCTGACCAGGCTCGAACGCGACTATACCGCCCAGGGGGCCCTCGTCTGGCAGCCGACCGAGGACCTGTCGCTGGGCGCGACCTACACCCACAGTGCCATCGACGGCAAAACCGCCACCGGCAACAAGCAGTCGCAGGACGTCAATGCCGGCTTGCTCGCCGCTCGCTGGACACCGGGCAACTGGTACTTCGCGTTTACCGGTGGCCGCTACGACAATCTGGTGCGTGACAACGAGTTCAGCGGCGTCAACACGGCCGACGGAATTATCGACGAGGCCCGAGGCTACGAAGGGGTGGCGCTGTATGGCATCGAGCACCAGGTGCCCGGCAGGGTGGAGCTCTACACCGGCTTCAACCGCCTGGAAGACAGAGCCTCCGAGGCGCGCAAAGCCTTCTACCTGGTCGGCGCGGCCTGGCGGATCTTCAACCAGAACCTAACCATCGCCCTGGAACGCAAGTTCGACGACTCCGTCGATGCCGGCGGCTCAAGCGACATCAACAACAACGAGACGGACTTCCTGGTGCGCTACGACTTCTGA